A region from the Mesorhizobium shangrilense genome encodes:
- a CDS encoding YrdB family protein, with the protein MGNAWWNLTLRFLLELAALLGLGMASWSISGETWRWIAALVLPLVAAAAWGTFAVLDDPSRSGRAPVPVPGAVRLVLELVILFGGAAGFYLAGHTTTGIIMALLILVSYVFSIDRLGWLLRQ; encoded by the coding sequence ATGGGCAACGCCTGGTGGAATCTGACATTGCGCTTCCTGCTGGAGCTTGCCGCCTTGCTCGGCCTCGGCATGGCGAGCTGGAGCATCTCCGGCGAAACATGGCGCTGGATCGCTGCTCTGGTGTTGCCGCTTGTCGCAGCGGCGGCTTGGGGAACCTTCGCGGTATTGGACGATCCGAGCCGGTCAGGTCGGGCGCCGGTGCCAGTACCGGGTGCGGTGCGGCTGGTGCTTGAACTCGTGATCCTGTTCGGTGGCGCGGCCGGATTCTATCTGGCCGGTCACACCACCACGGGCATCATCATGGCTCTGCTCATCCTCGTCAGCTACGTATTCTCGATCGATCGCCTGGGATGGCTGTTGCGGCAGTAG
- a CDS encoding tetratricopeptide repeat protein, with product MNAIPVERRAAFRGFALTAVLLSGLALAGCQTNNPNGEFNNIDKAQGSSGNISSLSAVIQRSPQDPEGYNVRGSAYGRGGQYQAALKDFNTAIQLNPNFYQAYSNRALIQRFLGNQAAALDDYNKSIQINGNYDAAYIGRGNLYRKAGRTQDAFNDFQKAIQLDTTDARAYHNRGLIYQSQGQHAFAIEDFSTAISLAPDAAEPYNGRGLSYLATNDVDNAFADFNMAIKLDGSNAEAWANQALVYEKRGDKAKAAKSYRESIRLDPTYQPAKDGLARVS from the coding sequence ATGAACGCAATCCCCGTAGAGCGCAGGGCCGCATTTCGCGGCTTCGCCCTGACGGCAGTCCTGCTCTCAGGGCTGGCCCTTGCCGGCTGCCAGACGAACAACCCGAACGGCGAGTTCAACAACATCGACAAGGCGCAAGGCTCGAGCGGGAACATCTCGTCGCTGTCGGCGGTGATCCAGCGTAGTCCCCAGGATCCGGAAGGCTACAATGTGCGCGGCTCCGCCTATGGCCGTGGCGGCCAGTACCAGGCGGCGCTGAAGGACTTCAACACCGCTATCCAGCTCAACCCGAATTTCTACCAGGCCTATTCGAACCGCGCCCTCATCCAGCGCTTCCTCGGCAATCAGGCCGCCGCGCTCGATGACTACAACAAGTCGATCCAGATCAACGGCAACTATGACGCCGCCTATATCGGCCGCGGCAATCTCTATCGCAAGGCCGGCCGCACCCAGGACGCCTTCAACGATTTCCAGAAGGCGATCCAGCTCGATACGACCGACGCGCGCGCCTACCACAATCGCGGCCTGATCTATCAGAGCCAGGGCCAGCATGCCTTCGCCATCGAGGATTTCTCGACCGCCATCTCGCTGGCGCCGGACGCGGCCGAGCCGTACAACGGCCGCGGCCTGTCCTACCTGGCCACGAACGACGTGGACAACGCTTTCGCCGACTTCAACATGGCGATCAAGCTCGATGGCAGCAACGCCGAGGCATGGGCCAACCAGGCCCTCGTCTACGAGAAGCGCGGCGACAAGGCCAAGGCAGCGAAATCCTATCGCGAATCCATCCGCCTCGATCCCACCTACCAGCCGGCCAAGGACGGCCTGGCTCGCGTCAGCTGA
- a CDS encoding sarcosine oxidase subunit delta has translation MLLIRCPYCEEERPELEFRNAGEAHIARSANMAGESDDDFEKFFFIRSNPKGIIYERWRHIHGCARFFNAVRDTVTDKFLMTYKAGEPKPSKLPGVAK, from the coding sequence ATGCTTCTCATCCGCTGCCCCTATTGCGAGGAAGAGCGTCCGGAGCTCGAATTCCGCAACGCCGGCGAGGCGCATATAGCGCGCTCCGCCAACATGGCCGGCGAGAGCGACGACGATTTCGAAAAATTCTTCTTCATCCGCTCGAATCCCAAGGGCATCATCTATGAGCGCTGGCGGCATATCCATGGCTGCGCCCGCTTCTTCAACGCGGTGCGCGACACCGTCACCGACAAGTTCCTCATGACCTACAAGGCCGGCGAGCCGAAGCCGTCGAAGCTCCCGGGAGTTGCCAAATGA
- a CDS encoding SDR family oxidoreductase, with translation MLALANKIAIVTGASSGIGRATAKLFAEEGARLVVAARRQAELDTLVEEIREAGGSAVALAGNVTEEAYAKALVELALDSFGGLDIAFNNAGSVGLMGSVPEMAPTTWHETMDTNLTSAFLCAKHQIPAMLDRSGGSLIFTSSFVGRTAGIPGMAAYAAAKAGLIGLTQVLAAEYGPQGLRVNALLPGGTDTPGATTTTPEARAFVEGIHALKRMAQPEEIARSALYLASDASSFTTGTALFADGGVSINRT, from the coding sequence ATGCTCGCACTCGCCAACAAGATCGCCATCGTCACCGGCGCCAGCTCCGGCATCGGCCGCGCCACCGCAAAACTCTTTGCGGAGGAAGGCGCCAGACTTGTTGTCGCCGCGCGGCGTCAGGCAGAACTCGACACGCTCGTCGAGGAAATCCGGGAGGCCGGCGGCTCGGCGGTCGCGCTCGCTGGCAATGTCACGGAGGAAGCCTATGCGAAAGCGCTCGTCGAGCTTGCGCTCGACAGTTTCGGCGGACTCGACATCGCCTTCAACAATGCCGGTTCCGTCGGCCTGATGGGTTCGGTCCCGGAGATGGCGCCTACGACATGGCACGAAACGATGGACACCAACCTGACCAGTGCCTTTCTCTGCGCCAAGCATCAGATACCGGCCATGCTGGACCGTAGCGGCGGCTCACTGATTTTCACTTCAAGCTTTGTCGGCCGGACCGCAGGCATACCCGGCATGGCCGCCTACGCGGCCGCCAAGGCCGGGCTGATCGGTTTGACGCAGGTTCTGGCCGCCGAATACGGCCCGCAGGGCTTGCGCGTCAACGCGCTGCTGCCCGGCGGCACCGACACGCCCGGCGCCACAACGACCACGCCGGAGGCGCGGGCGTTCGTCGAAGGCATCCATGCCCTGAAGCGCATGGCGCAGCCGGAAGAGATTGCCCGCTCGGCGCTTTATCTCGCTTCCGACGCGTCGAGCTTCACCACCGGAACGGCGCTGTTCGCCGATGGCGGCGTCTCGATCAACCGGACGTGA
- a CDS encoding Imm27 family immunity protein — MTKLEPNEQLLTGSWIVQDGKVRGDPICVRIEWLLAHHLQKVTDSPQSGAWETLYLDPHDGRYWERTYPHGELHGGGPPQLKRLTPDEAK, encoded by the coding sequence ATGACGAAACTCGAACCCAATGAGCAGCTGCTAACAGGTAGTTGGATTGTTCAAGATGGCAAAGTTCGTGGTGACCCAATTTGCGTGCGGATTGAATGGCTGTTGGCTCATCATTTGCAGAAAGTCACCGATAGCCCGCAGTCGGGTGCTTGGGAAACGCTCTATCTAGACCCGCACGACGGCCGGTACTGGGAACGGACCTACCCGCACGGTGAACTTCACGGCGGTGGCCCTCCTCAATTGAAAAGGCTGACGCCCGACGAGGCAAAATAA
- the rpsU gene encoding 30S ribosomal protein S21 produces the protein MQVLVRDNNVDQALRALKKKMQREGIFREMKMRGHYEKPSEKRAREKAEAVRRARKLARKRAQREGLLPMTPRPVAAGAAGAGAPRPPRF, from the coding sequence GTGCAGGTACTCGTCCGCGATAACAATGTTGACCAGGCGCTTCGCGCTCTCAAGAAGAAGATGCAGCGCGAAGGCATTTTCCGCGAAATGAAGATGCGTGGTCACTACGAGAAGCCTTCCGAGAAGCGTGCCCGTGAAAAGGCGGAAGCCGTTCGCCGCGCCCGCAAGCTGGCCCGCAAGCGCGCACAGCGCGAAGGCCTGCTGCCGATGACGCCGCGTCCGGTCGCCGCAGGTGCTGCCGGTGCGGGTGCACCGCGTCCGCCGCGGTTCTAA
- a CDS encoding SET domain-containing protein codes for MLLIRTYVAQSAIEGVGVFAAEPIRKGASIWRLDPDFDRLIPMDKYEAAPPHLRELLDRYAYPSPDRPGFMVYEVDNGRFMNHAGNPNTDFSQYGGATATRDIAAGEEITCDYGEFFEDFERLHLATA; via the coding sequence ATGCTGCTGATCAGAACCTATGTCGCACAGAGCGCAATCGAGGGTGTCGGCGTGTTCGCCGCCGAGCCGATCCGCAAAGGCGCGTCGATCTGGCGGCTCGATCCTGACTTCGACCGGCTGATCCCGATGGACAAATATGAGGCCGCGCCGCCGCATCTTCGCGAATTGCTCGACAGATATGCCTATCCAAGCCCTGATCGTCCGGGCTTCATGGTCTATGAAGTCGACAATGGGCGTTTCATGAACCACGCCGGAAATCCGAATACGGACTTTTCGCAATATGGCGGGGCGACCGCGACGCGCGACATCGCCGCCGGCGAGGAAATCACCTGCGACTACGGCGAGTTCTTCGAGGATTTCGAGCGGCTTCACCTGGCAACGGCCTAG
- a CDS encoding sarcosine oxidase subunit beta — MKKYSVFAIAREAMRGHKGWEEQWSSPEPKKEYDVIIVGAGGHGLATAYYLATVHGITNVAVLEKGWLGGGNTGRNTTIIRSNYLYDESAGIYDHALKLWDGLSQELNYNVMYSARGVMMLAHNVHDIQVLKRHVHANRLNGIDNEWLTPEQAKEFCPPLNISKDARYPVVGAALQRRGGTARHDAVAWGYARGASARGVHIIQNCEVTGVKRAANGAVMGVDTTRGFIGAKKVGVVAAGHSSVIMNMAGVRMPLESYPLQALVSEPVKPVVPCVVMSNTVHAYISQSDKGELVIGAGTDQYVSYSQTGGLHILQHTLDAICEMFPIFTRMKMLRSWGGIVDVTPDRSPILAKTPVPGLYVNCGWGTGGFKATPGSGHVFAHTIAKDDPHPINAPFTIERFRTGRLIDEAAAAAVAH, encoded by the coding sequence TTGAAAAAATATTCGGTATTCGCCATCGCCCGTGAGGCCATGCGCGGCCATAAGGGCTGGGAGGAACAGTGGTCCTCGCCTGAGCCCAAGAAGGAATACGACGTCATCATCGTCGGCGCCGGCGGCCATGGCCTGGCCACCGCCTATTATCTCGCAACCGTGCACGGCATCACCAATGTCGCGGTGCTGGAAAAAGGCTGGCTTGGCGGCGGCAACACCGGCCGCAACACCACCATCATCCGCTCCAACTATCTCTATGACGAGAGCGCCGGCATCTACGACCATGCGCTGAAACTGTGGGACGGGCTGAGCCAGGAGCTCAACTACAACGTCATGTATTCGGCGCGCGGCGTCATGATGCTCGCCCACAATGTGCACGACATCCAGGTGCTCAAGCGCCATGTCCACGCCAACCGGCTGAACGGCATCGACAATGAATGGCTGACACCGGAGCAGGCGAAGGAATTCTGCCCGCCGCTCAACATCTCCAAGGATGCGCGCTATCCGGTCGTTGGGGCGGCGCTGCAGCGCCGTGGCGGCACGGCGCGCCACGACGCGGTTGCCTGGGGTTATGCGCGCGGCGCTTCGGCACGCGGCGTGCACATCATCCAGAATTGCGAGGTCACCGGGGTCAAGCGTGCGGCCAATGGCGCGGTCATGGGCGTCGACACGACGCGCGGTTTCATCGGCGCCAAGAAGGTCGGCGTCGTCGCCGCCGGTCATTCCTCGGTCATCATGAACATGGCTGGCGTGCGCATGCCGCTGGAAAGCTATCCGCTGCAGGCGCTGGTCTCCGAGCCGGTCAAGCCGGTGGTGCCCTGCGTGGTGATGTCGAACACGGTGCACGCCTATATCTCGCAGTCCGACAAGGGCGAGCTGGTGATCGGCGCCGGCACGGACCAATATGTCTCCTATTCGCAGACCGGCGGCCTGCATATCCTGCAGCACACGCTGGACGCCATCTGCGAGATGTTCCCGATCTTCACGCGCATGAAGATGCTGCGTTCGTGGGGCGGCATCGTCGACGTGACGCCCGATCGTTCGCCGATCCTGGCCAAGACGCCGGTGCCAGGCCTCTACGTCAATTGCGGCTGGGGCACGGGCGGCTTCAAGGCAACGCCGGGCTCGGGCCATGTCTTTGCCCACACCATCGCCAAGGATGATCCGCACCCGATCAACGCACCGTTCACCATCGAGCGCTTCCGTACCGGCCGGCTGATCGACGAGGCCGCGGCGGCGGCGGTGGCACACTGA